The following proteins are co-located in the Pseudomonas cavernae genome:
- a CDS encoding CsiV family protein: MRIFRHLALLLALFAPLAMADGQYQVELIVFRQAGDPLPASQPAPDDWAAGAQAIAGSERGTALDDAAAKLSPDNGYQVLLHKAWAQNLSATPSKVAVAEGNQQFGHHPVEGTVTLTQVRFTDVALDFWINRFDADGLLTGSERLKQNARLKNGELTYLDHSNLGVLIKIVPL, translated from the coding sequence ATGCGTATCTTCCGCCATCTGGCCCTGCTACTCGCTTTGTTCGCCCCGCTGGCCATGGCCGATGGGCAGTATCAGGTCGAACTGATCGTCTTCCGCCAGGCCGGCGACCCGCTGCCGGCCAGCCAGCCGGCGCCGGACGACTGGGCCGCAGGCGCGCAGGCGATCGCCGGCAGCGAGCGCGGCACCGCCCTGGATGACGCCGCCGCCAAGCTGAGCCCGGACAACGGCTATCAGGTGCTGCTGCACAAGGCCTGGGCGCAGAACCTGTCTGCCACGCCGAGCAAGGTCGCGGTCGCGGAAGGCAACCAGCAGTTCGGCCATCACCCGGTTGAAGGCACCGTCACGCTTACCCAGGTGCGCTTCACCGATGTCGCCCTGGACTTCTGGATCAACCGCTTCGATGCCGACGGCTTGCTCACCGGCAGCGAGCGCCTGAAGCAGAACGCGCGCCTGAAGAATGGCGAGCTGACCTATCTGGATCACTCCAACCTCGGCGTACTGATCAAGATCGTGCCGCTGTAA
- a CDS encoding glyceraldehyde-3-phosphate dehydrogenase codes for MWKVLPVTQKPDQCLGEWIDREALAEAMIPLIGQLYRNNSVVTSIYGRGLINRSVIDILKAHRFARHRLANDSELSVHDTFPILKAMSELKLGAASVDLGKMAAKFKAEGRARSLEQFVKDELADVVGKQNGSGREGTDVVLYGFGRIGRLLARILIEKTGGGDGLRLRAIVVRKGASNDLVKRASLLRRDSVHGKFDGTITIDEANNTLTANGNLIQVIYAKDPKEVDYTQYGIKNALLVDNTGVWRDADGLGQHLACPGVARVVLTAPGKGALKNIVHGINHSEITADDKIISAASCTTNAIVPVLKAINDQYGIVNGHVETVHSYTNDQNLIDNFHKGDRRGRSAPLNMVITETGAATAAAKALPILKGKLTGNAIRVPTPNVSMAILNLNLEKSTTRDEVNEYLRQMAMHSELQKQIDYVASQEVVSTDFVGSRHAGVVDAEATICNDNRVVLYVWYDNEFGYSCQVVRVMEEMAGVNPPAFPR; via the coding sequence ATGTGGAAGGTACTGCCCGTGACTCAGAAGCCCGACCAGTGTCTCGGTGAGTGGATTGACCGTGAAGCCCTCGCGGAAGCGATGATTCCGCTGATTGGCCAGCTCTACCGCAATAACAGCGTAGTGACCTCGATCTACGGCCGTGGTCTGATCAACCGTTCGGTGATCGACATTCTGAAAGCCCACCGCTTCGCCCGCCATCGTCTGGCCAACGACAGCGAACTGTCGGTGCACGATACCTTCCCGATCCTCAAGGCCATGAGCGAGCTCAAGCTGGGCGCCGCCTCGGTCGACCTGGGCAAGATGGCTGCCAAGTTCAAGGCCGAAGGCCGCGCTCGCAGCCTCGAGCAGTTCGTCAAGGACGAGCTGGCTGATGTGGTCGGCAAGCAGAACGGCTCCGGCCGTGAAGGCACCGACGTGGTGCTCTACGGCTTCGGTCGCATCGGCCGCCTGCTGGCGCGTATCCTGATCGAGAAGACCGGTGGTGGCGACGGCCTGCGTCTGCGCGCCATCGTCGTGCGCAAAGGGGCGAGCAATGATCTGGTCAAACGTGCCAGCCTGCTGCGCCGCGACTCGGTACATGGCAAGTTCGACGGCACCATCACCATCGATGAGGCCAACAACACCCTGACCGCCAACGGCAACCTGATCCAAGTGATCTACGCCAAAGACCCGAAGGAAGTCGATTACACCCAGTACGGCATCAAGAACGCCCTGCTGGTCGATAACACCGGCGTATGGCGTGATGCCGACGGCCTCGGCCAGCACCTGGCCTGCCCGGGTGTTGCTCGCGTGGTGCTCACCGCTCCTGGCAAGGGCGCGCTGAAGAACATCGTGCACGGCATCAACCACAGCGAAATCACCGCAGACGACAAGATCATCTCCGCGGCGTCCTGCACCACCAATGCCATCGTACCGGTGCTGAAAGCGATCAATGACCAGTACGGCATCGTCAATGGTCATGTGGAAACCGTACACAGCTACACTAACGACCAGAATCTGATCGACAACTTCCACAAAGGCGATCGCCGTGGTCGTAGCGCACCGCTGAACATGGTCATCACCGAAACCGGTGCGGCCACCGCTGCGGCCAAGGCGCTGCCGATCCTGAAAGGCAAGCTGACCGGCAACGCCATTCGCGTACCGACGCCGAACGTGTCGATGGCCATTCTCAACCTGAACCTTGAGAAGTCCACCACGCGCGATGAGGTCAACGAGTACCTGCGCCAGATGGCCATGCATTCGGAACTGCAGAAGCAGATCGATTACGTCGCCTCGCAGGAAGTGGTGTCCACCGACTTCGTCGGCTCGCGCCACGCCGGTGTGGTCGATGCCGAAGCGACCATCTGCAACGACAACCGCGTGGTCCTCTACGTGTGGTACGACAACGAGTTCGGTTACAGCTGCCAGGTGGTGCGCGTGATGGAAGAGATGGCCGGGGTCAACCCGCCAGCCTTCCCGCGCTAA
- the mfd gene encoding transcription-repair coupling factor, with the protein MPVLRLPPLPAAAGKQHWGNLPGAALSLAIAEAASAAKRFTLLLTADSQAAERLEQELGFFAPELPVLHFPDWETLPYDLFSPHQDIISQRIASLYRLPELSHGVLVVPITTALHRLAPTRFLLGSSLVLDVGQKLDVEQMRLRLEAAGYRCVDTVYEHGEFAVRGALIDLFPMGSEQPFRIDLFDDEIETLRTFDPETQRSIDKVASIRLLPAREFPLDKKAVTDFRGRFRERFDVDFRRCPIYQDLTSGITPAGIEYYLPLFFEESATLFDYLPQDTQVFSLPGIEQAAEQFWHDVRNRYEERRVDPERPLLPPGELFLPVEDCFARLKNWPRVIASQEDVEPGVGRERFHARPLPELAIQAKAHEPLAALRRFIEEYPGRVLFGAESAGRREVLLELLARLKLKPLEVRGWPEFAASGERLAICIAPLDEGLLLDELALIAESPLFGQRVMQRRRREKGRDAGDNVIKNLAELREGAPVVHIDHGVGRYLGLITLEIDGQAAEFLALMYAEEAKLYVPVASLHLIARYTGSDDALAPLHRLGSETWQKAKRKAAEQVRDVAAELLDIYARRAAREGFAFRDPGADYATFSAGFPFEETPDQQTAIDAVREDMLAAKPMDRLVCGDVGFGKTEVAMRAAFLAVHSGKQVAVLVPTTLLAQQHYNSFRDRFADWPVTVEVMSRFKSAKEVEGAVRQLAEGKLDIVIGTHKLLQGDVKFHNLGLVIIDEEHRFGVRQKEQLKALRSEVDILTLTATPIPRTLNMAVSGMRDLSIIATPPARRLSVRTFVMESNKPTIKEALLRELLRGGQVYYLHNDVKTIEKCAADLAELVPEARIGIGHGQMRERDLEQVMSDFYHKRFNVLIASTIIETGIDVPSANTILIERADKFGLAQLHQLRGRVGRSHHQAYAYLLTPPRQQTTDDAQKRLEAIANAQDLGAGFVLATHDLEIRGAGELLGDGQSGQIQAVGFTLYMEMLERAVKAIRKGEQPNLEQPLGGGPEINLRLPALIPEDYLPDVHARLILYKRIASAADEDGLKELQVEMIDRFGLLPEPTKHLVRLTLLKLQAEKLGINKVDAGPQGGRIEFAGNTCVDPLTLIKLIQSQPNRYKFEGATLFKFQVPMERPEERFNTLEALFERLAPQSA; encoded by the coding sequence GTGCCCGTATTGCGCCTTCCCCCCCTGCCCGCTGCGGCGGGCAAACAGCACTGGGGCAACCTGCCGGGTGCCGCGCTGTCTCTCGCCATCGCCGAGGCCGCGAGCGCCGCCAAGCGCTTCACCCTGCTGCTGACCGCCGATAGCCAGGCCGCCGAGCGTCTGGAGCAGGAACTCGGCTTCTTTGCTCCGGAGCTGCCGGTGCTGCATTTCCCCGACTGGGAAACCCTGCCCTACGACCTGTTCTCGCCGCACCAGGACATCATTTCCCAGCGCATCGCCAGCCTCTACCGTTTGCCGGAGCTGAGCCACGGCGTGCTGGTAGTGCCGATCACCACCGCCCTACACCGCCTGGCGCCGACACGCTTCCTGCTCGGCTCCAGCCTGGTGCTGGACGTTGGCCAGAAGCTGGATGTCGAGCAGATGCGCCTGCGCCTGGAAGCGGCCGGCTATCGCTGCGTGGATACCGTCTACGAGCATGGCGAGTTCGCCGTGCGCGGCGCGCTGATCGATCTATTTCCGATGGGCAGCGAGCAGCCCTTCCGCATCGACCTGTTCGACGACGAGATCGAGACGCTGCGCACCTTCGACCCGGAGACCCAGCGCTCAATCGACAAGGTCGCATCGATCCGCCTGCTGCCGGCCCGCGAGTTCCCGCTGGACAAGAAGGCCGTCACCGACTTCCGCGGGCGCTTCCGCGAACGCTTCGACGTCGATTTCCGCCGCTGCCCGATCTATCAAGACCTGACCAGCGGCATCACCCCGGCCGGCATCGAGTACTACCTGCCGCTGTTCTTCGAAGAAAGCGCCACCCTGTTCGACTACCTGCCGCAGGACACCCAGGTGTTCTCCCTGCCGGGCATCGAGCAGGCCGCCGAGCAGTTCTGGCACGACGTGCGTAACCGCTACGAGGAGCGCCGCGTCGATCCGGAACGACCACTTTTGCCGCCAGGTGAATTGTTCCTGCCGGTCGAGGACTGCTTCGCCCGCCTGAAGAACTGGCCGCGGGTGATCGCCAGCCAGGAGGATGTCGAGCCTGGCGTCGGTCGCGAACGCTTCCATGCCCGCCCGCTGCCCGAACTGGCGATCCAGGCCAAGGCCCACGAGCCACTCGCCGCGCTGCGCCGCTTTATCGAGGAATATCCGGGCCGCGTGCTGTTCGGCGCCGAATCCGCCGGCCGTCGCGAGGTGCTGCTCGAGCTGCTCGCCCGCCTCAAGCTGAAGCCACTGGAAGTCCGCGGCTGGCCGGAGTTTGCCGCCAGCGGTGAGCGTCTGGCAATCTGCATCGCGCCGCTGGACGAGGGTCTGCTGCTCGACGAGCTGGCCCTGATCGCCGAGAGCCCGCTGTTCGGCCAGCGCGTCATGCAGCGCCGGCGCCGCGAGAAAGGCCGCGACGCCGGCGACAACGTGATCAAGAACCTCGCCGAGCTGCGCGAAGGCGCGCCGGTGGTGCATATCGACCACGGCGTCGGCCGCTATCTGGGGCTGATCACCCTGGAAATCGACGGCCAGGCCGCCGAATTCCTCGCCCTGATGTACGCCGAGGAAGCCAAGCTCTACGTGCCGGTCGCCAGCCTGCACCTGATCGCCCGCTACACCGGCAGCGACGACGCCCTCGCCCCGCTGCACCGGCTCGGCTCGGAAACCTGGCAGAAGGCCAAGCGCAAGGCCGCCGAGCAGGTGCGCGACGTCGCCGCCGAGCTGCTCGACATCTATGCCCGCCGCGCCGCCCGCGAGGGCTTCGCCTTCCGCGACCCGGGCGCCGACTACGCCACCTTCAGCGCCGGCTTCCCCTTCGAGGAAACCCCGGACCAGCAGACCGCCATCGACGCCGTACGTGAGGACATGCTCGCGGCCAAGCCGATGGACCGCCTGGTCTGCGGCGACGTCGGCTTCGGCAAGACCGAAGTGGCCATGCGCGCCGCCTTCCTCGCCGTGCACAGCGGCAAGCAGGTGGCCGTACTGGTGCCCACCACCCTGCTCGCCCAGCAGCACTACAACAGCTTCCGCGACCGCTTCGCCGACTGGCCGGTGACGGTCGAGGTGATGAGCCGCTTCAAGTCGGCCAAGGAAGTCGAAGGCGCGGTGCGGCAGCTGGCCGAAGGCAAGCTGGATATCGTCATCGGCACCCACAAGCTGCTGCAGGGCGATGTGAAGTTCCACAACCTCGGCCTGGTGATCATCGACGAAGAGCACCGCTTCGGCGTGCGTCAGAAGGAACAGCTCAAGGCGCTGCGCAGCGAGGTGGACATCCTCACCCTCACCGCGACTCCCATTCCGAGAACGCTGAATATGGCGGTGTCGGGCATGCGCGACCTGTCGATCATCGCCACCCCGCCGGCGCGCCGGCTGTCGGTGCGCACCTTCGTGATGGAGTCCAACAAGCCCACCATCAAGGAGGCCTTGCTGCGCGAGCTGCTGCGCGGCGGCCAGGTCTACTACCTACACAACGATGTGAAAACCATCGAGAAGTGCGCCGCCGACCTCGCCGAACTGGTGCCGGAAGCGCGCATCGGCATCGGCCACGGACAGATGCGCGAGCGCGACCTCGAACAGGTGATGAGCGACTTCTACCATAAGCGTTTCAACGTGCTGATCGCCTCGACCATCATCGAGACCGGCATCGACGTGCCGAGCGCCAACACCATTCTCATCGAGCGCGCCGACAAGTTCGGCCTGGCCCAGCTGCACCAATTGCGCGGCCGGGTCGGCCGCAGCCACCACCAGGCCTATGCCTACCTGCTGACGCCGCCACGTCAGCAGACCACCGACGACGCACAGAAGCGCCTGGAAGCCATCGCCAATGCTCAGGACCTCGGTGCCGGCTTCGTCCTCGCCACCCACGATCTGGAGATCCGCGGCGCCGGCGAGCTGCTTGGCGATGGCCAGAGCGGGCAGATCCAGGCGGTCGGCTTCACGCTTTATATGGAAATGCTCGAACGCGCGGTGAAAGCCATTCGCAAGGGCGAGCAGCCGAACCTCGAACAGCCGCTCGGCGGCGGCCCGGAGATCAACCTGCGCCTGCCGGCGCTGATCCCCGAGGACTACCTGCCGGATGTGCATGCGCGACTGATCCTCTACAAGCGCATCGCCTCGGCCGCAGACGAGGATGGCCTGAAAGAACTGCAGGTGGAGATGATCGACCGCTTCGGCCTGCTGCCGGAGCCGACCAAGCACCTGGTGCGCCTGACCCTGCTCAAGCTGCAGGCGGAAAAGCTCGGCATCAACAAGGTCGACGCCGGCCCGCAGGGCGGGCGCATCGAGTTCGCCGGCAATACCTGCGTCGATCCGCTGACCCTGATCAAGCTGATCCAGAGTCAGCCGAACCGTTACAAGTTCGAAGGCGCCACCCTGTTCAAATTCCAGGTGCCGATGGAGCGCCCGGAAGAACGCTTCAATACACTGGAGGCGCTGTTCGAGCGCCTCGCACCGCAATCTGCTTAA